The Verrucomicrobiia bacterium genome contains a region encoding:
- a CDS encoding Rrf2 family transcriptional regulator, with protein MARLLPLSKGCQYAIRTAAYLSLEPMGTVFPRQEISRRTKIPYAFVSKILQSLTKAGLLRSHRGARRGYSLARPAQKISLLDVIAAYDGPLGHEGCLLDDYKLCPGERVCAVHHRRMAVQKKLTEDLSSAKIAEIAKTLFTRHSGGKHNLLEG; from the coding sequence ATGGCACGACTATTACCGCTTTCCAAAGGCTGCCAGTACGCCATACGCACGGCTGCCTATCTTTCTTTGGAACCGATGGGCACGGTTTTCCCCCGGCAGGAAATCAGCCGGCGGACAAAAATCCCCTATGCCTTTGTTTCCAAAATTCTTCAGTCGTTGACCAAGGCCGGACTTCTCCGTTCCCACCGGGGGGCCCGGCGGGGCTATTCGCTGGCCCGGCCGGCGCAGAAAATCAGCCTGCTGGATGTCATCGCCGCCTACGACGGCCCGTTGGGGCATGAGGGGTGTCTTTTGGACGATTACAAGCTTTGTCCGGGCGAACGGGTTTGCGCCGTCCACCACCGGCGGATGGCCGTCCAGAAAAAGCTGACCGAGGACCTTTCCTCGGCAAAGATCGCCGAAATTGCCAAAACGCTCTTCACTCGCCACAGCGGGGGAAAGCATAACTTATTGGAGGGGTAA